The following proteins are co-located in the Pyrobaculum calidifontis JCM 11548 genome:
- a CDS encoding pantoate kinase, with the protein MRRRVKVLVPLHVTAMWLPVYTDNPLTTGSIGVGVLLKPGAVVEVEAGSGGRGPIPHISAVLKRLGLSASVRFSAPVPLGAGYGLSAAYTLGAALGASALAGRPLIEAAQTAHVVEVEMGTGLGDVIAEFYGGGIEVRVKPGAPGVGVVDKVPHPRRLAALTHVFRREDTSSMLVRLRDALRERGAKLVEKFLEQPTYDSFLELSAEFSRVMGFLTPEVEGRIRRCKKQMHGYYAKKGVLVVLLDVNEVEEVEECLMREGVEVKSFGLSHVGAVVLRE; encoded by the coding sequence ATGCGGCGCCGTGTAAAAGTACTAGTGCCGCTTCACGTGACGGCGATGTGGCTCCCCGTCTACACGGACAACCCCCTGACCACTGGCTCCATAGGAGTGGGTGTGTTGCTCAAACCCGGCGCTGTGGTGGAGGTGGAGGCTGGCAGCGGTGGGCGGGGCCCCATACCGCACATCTCGGCTGTGTTAAAGAGGCTTGGGCTGTCAGCCAGCGTCCGCTTCTCAGCGCCTGTGCCTCTTGGCGCCGGCTACGGCCTCAGCGCCGCGTATACCCTCGGCGCCGCCCTTGGCGCATCTGCACTGGCGGGTCGGCCCCTCATAGAGGCGGCACAGACGGCCCACGTTGTGGAGGTTGAGATGGGGACTGGCCTAGGCGACGTAATTGCCGAATTCTACGGGGGCGGCATAGAAGTGAGAGTTAAGCCCGGCGCGCCAGGGGTGGGAGTGGTGGACAAGGTGCCGCACCCGCGCCGACTAGCCGCGCTGACTCACGTCTTCCGTAGAGAGGACACAAGCTCTATGCTCGTCCGACTGAGGGACGCCTTAAGAGAACGCGGCGCTAAGCTCGTAGAAAAGTTTTTGGAACAGCCGACGTACGACTCTTTCCTAGAGCTGTCGGCCGAGTTCTCAAGGGTTATGGGGTTTTTAACGCCTGAAGTCGAGGGGAGAATTAGACGGTGCAAGAAGCAGATGCACGGATATTACGCGAAAAAAGGCGTCTTGGTAGTTTTGCTAGATGTAAATGAGGTAGAGGAAGTAGAAGAATGTCTAATGAGGGAAGGTGTAGAGGTGAAAAGCTTTGGGTTAAGCCACGTGGGTGCTGTGGTACTAAGAGAGTGA
- a CDS encoding nucleotidyltransferase domain-containing protein, whose translation MEELANFLSALREGALSIVVFGSAARGRYVRGLSDVDVLVITAQEPERRALTRGLTFGDVNVIFMSREEYCRTVRAGNQIALETWERGVVVYGAEPRELCHNN comes from the coding sequence GTGGAGGAGCTCGCTAACTTCCTCTCGGCGTTGCGAGAGGGGGCTCTCTCCATTGTGGTATTTGGCTCTGCGGCTAGGGGGCGGTACGTCAGAGGGCTCAGCGACGTGGACGTATTGGTCATAACCGCTCAAGAGCCAGAGCGGAGGGCTTTGACTAGGGGCCTCACATTTGGCGACGTAAACGTCATCTTCATGTCGAGGGAGGAGTACTGCCGCACGGTGAGGGCGGGCAACCAAATTGCACTAGAGACGTGGGAGCGCGGCGTAGTGGTATACGGCGCAGAGCCGCGGGAATTGTGTCACAATAATTAA
- the asd gene encoding aspartate-semialdehyde dehydrogenase, with protein MDRLKVYIIGATGLVGQRYVQLLADHPWFEVVGLAASEKSAGKRLAEAGWVLDEAPPPSLADMKIEKLDVDKVPKVDFVFSALPSEVAAKVEPALAARGHVVLSNSSNMRMDPDVPLIVPEINPEDLKLVEEQRRTRGWSGAVVKKPNCTTTILNLPLKPILDEWGIRAVHVVTMQALSGAGYAGVPSVAILDNLIPHIRGEEEKVVAETRKILKRDFEIYATTTRVPVLDGHTEVVYVDTERDFDETAVAEALAKFKGLPQELGLPTAPQRPIVVRSQADRPQPRLDRWEGRGMSVVVGRVRRLAPRKLAFVVLGHNTVRGAAGNSVLTAELMAKLGVR; from the coding sequence ATGGACCGCCTCAAGGTATATATCATAGGCGCCACAGGGCTCGTGGGCCAACGCTACGTCCAACTGCTGGCGGACCACCCCTGGTTCGAGGTAGTGGGCCTCGCGGCCTCTGAGAAAAGCGCCGGCAAGAGACTGGCGGAGGCTGGGTGGGTGCTGGACGAGGCGCCGCCCCCCTCCCTCGCCGATATGAAGATTGAAAAGCTGGACGTGGACAAGGTGCCCAAGGTGGACTTCGTCTTCTCGGCGCTTCCCAGCGAGGTGGCGGCGAAGGTGGAGCCCGCCCTCGCCGCGCGGGGCCACGTGGTGCTCTCCAACTCGAGCAACATGAGAATGGACCCAGACGTCCCCCTAATAGTGCCTGAGATAAACCCAGAGGACCTCAAGCTCGTGGAAGAGCAGAGGAGGACGCGGGGGTGGAGCGGGGCAGTGGTGAAGAAGCCCAACTGCACCACCACAATACTCAACCTCCCGCTCAAGCCCATTTTAGACGAGTGGGGGATAAGAGCCGTCCACGTGGTGACTATGCAAGCCCTCTCCGGCGCGGGGTACGCCGGCGTTCCCTCTGTGGCCATCTTGGACAACCTCATACCCCACATAAGAGGCGAAGAGGAAAAGGTGGTGGCAGAGACGCGGAAGATCTTAAAGAGGGACTTTGAGATCTACGCCACCACGACCCGCGTCCCAGTATTGGACGGCCACACAGAAGTCGTCTACGTTGACACCGAGAGGGACTTCGACGAGACCGCGGTGGCCGAGGCGTTGGCCAAGTTCAAGGGACTTCCCCAGGAGCTCGGCTTGCCCACAGCCCCCCAGAGGCCTATAGTGGTCAGGAGCCAGGCCGACAGGCCCCAGCCCAGGCTGGACAGGTGGGAGGGACGTGGGATGTCCGTGGTGGTGGGGAGAGTGAGGAGACTTGCCCCCAGGAAGCTGGCCTTCGTAGTCCTAGGCCACAACACTGTGAGAGGCGCCGCAGGCAACTCGGTTCTGACTGCCGAGCTTATGGCGAAGCTGGGGGTTAGATGA
- a CDS encoding ketopantoate reductase family protein yields the protein MKFGIIGLGAVGSLLAYFLNRAGYVPHVVTRSRRERYVLKWGGETHVLQVAVVDELPPVDYTLVAVKAYDTEAVVDKIRGEPVVFQNGIGGLELLKERLGVGFGAVVTYGVSRVEGVAEVRGVGEIVLPREAGEVADALRAGGARVRVVEDIEPARWLKLAINAAINPITALLRAKNGVVVENPYAKSLAAEAAREAGRVAEAVGVRLPADPVEETLRVAEATRDNVSSMLQDLSQCRRTEVDYINGAVVRLGERHGVEAPVNKALWALVKAAEAACGAV from the coding sequence GTGAAATTCGGCATTATTGGGCTAGGCGCCGTCGGCTCTCTATTGGCGTACTTCCTCAACAGAGCCGGCTATGTGCCCCACGTGGTAACGAGGAGTAGGAGAGAGCGCTATGTGCTAAAGTGGGGCGGGGAGACGCACGTCCTACAGGTGGCCGTGGTGGACGAGTTGCCCCCAGTGGACTACACCCTAGTCGCCGTCAAGGCCTACGACACAGAGGCAGTGGTGGACAAGATACGGGGCGAACCCGTCGTCTTCCAGAACGGAATTGGGGGCCTGGAGTTGCTCAAGGAGAGACTTGGCGTGGGCTTCGGCGCGGTGGTGACCTACGGAGTGTCAAGGGTTGAAGGCGTGGCAGAGGTCAGGGGCGTGGGGGAGATCGTGCTCCCGAGGGAGGCCGGCGAGGTGGCCGACGCTTTGAGGGCCGGCGGGGCCAGGGTCAGGGTGGTGGAAGACATAGAGCCTGCGAGGTGGCTGAAGCTGGCGATAAACGCGGCCATAAACCCCATCACAGCCCTCCTAAGGGCCAAGAACGGAGTCGTGGTAGAGAACCCGTATGCCAAGTCGCTGGCCGCCGAGGCGGCTCGGGAGGCGGGCAGAGTGGCGGAGGCCGTGGGAGTGCGCCTGCCGGCCGACCCCGTGGAAGAGACGCTGAGGGTGGCGGAAGCCACTAGAGACAACGTCTCCTCGATGTTGCAAGACTTGTCCCAGTGTAGGCGGACCGAAGTGGACTACATCAATGGGGCTGTCGTGAGGCTGGGAGAGAGGCATGGCGTAGAGGCGCCCGTGAACAAGGCCCTGTGGGCCCTTGTGAAAGCCGCGGAGGCAGCATGCGGCGCCGTGTAA
- a CDS encoding MFS transporter, giving the protein MSVQVNFRQVASVAIVAWFGAFLEWLDFYTYALLAGLVAKIFFPSADPIASLLASFAALAIGFLFRPLGAIVFGKIGDQFGRKVAFITAMSLMLVGTLGIGLLPGYAEIGILASVGVFILRIIQGLALGGGYGAAITYLGEFVPEHRRGFFTGFLFTTPAAGMATVGALIWLFSTMLGTQQYNAWGWRLNFIVAGVIVFIIVLAMHLFYKETPVFSMLRAVRRVTSAPIREVFSRKYLPLVLLAWIGVVGAHGPIWYTNQLFNTYYVGPNFQKYVDSATASALLSTATYAALWMYPLFGYISDKVGRKPILLLGIYGNALWFPIAFWLIDQVGPQKDLTALWLLFWSMTLFNGIGYSGAMSAFLLELFPARIRLSAVSLAYNLGYGVTGGLTPFVITWLYSITKNVYLSTILWSTVVPMVMALWYALKGPETLGTRIWAEFAAEKFAKKTVTLPATTPIREVVKAMVDTGVKYVVLTGSVVGIFGTRSLIRALAAGAKLDEPAGNYAVKTSCIDAKAPVTEVFVALEQYNVRAVPVCEGGKPVGIVEARELVNEALGLRSVLKKKVALRFNVYDAAPRELVTIAPDKSLKEAIDLMAKYNIGFLPVVEDGKLVGVLSETDIVKAVAKGVDLGRPVAEFANKPIVVDKSATLRDAAELMVKYNIRHIPIVEDGKVVGVISVRDVLKAIG; this is encoded by the coding sequence ATGAGCGTGCAGGTCAACTTTAGACAAGTCGCCTCCGTTGCCATTGTCGCGTGGTTCGGCGCCTTTTTGGAGTGGCTCGACTTTTACACATACGCCCTACTAGCTGGCTTGGTGGCCAAGATATTCTTCCCATCGGCAGACCCCATTGCTTCTCTCCTCGCCTCATTTGCGGCGTTGGCCATAGGCTTCTTGTTTAGGCCGCTTGGGGCAATAGTGTTTGGAAAAATTGGGGACCAGTTTGGCAGAAAAGTGGCGTTTATCACAGCAATGTCGCTCATGTTAGTTGGCACCCTTGGCATAGGCCTACTGCCTGGATACGCCGAGATTGGTATACTGGCGTCTGTAGGCGTCTTTATCCTGAGAATTATCCAGGGCCTGGCGCTGGGAGGGGGATATGGAGCAGCCATTACGTACTTGGGAGAGTTTGTCCCCGAGCACAGGAGGGGCTTCTTCACTGGGTTCCTCTTCACCACGCCTGCCGCTGGCATGGCCACAGTGGGCGCGTTGATATGGCTGTTTTCCACAATGCTGGGCACTCAGCAGTACAACGCGTGGGGCTGGCGCCTCAACTTCATAGTGGCTGGCGTTATTGTGTTCATAATTGTATTGGCTATGCACCTGTTCTACAAGGAGACGCCAGTCTTCTCTATGTTGAGGGCCGTGAGAAGAGTCACGTCTGCGCCTATTAGGGAGGTGTTCTCCCGGAAGTATCTTCCCCTAGTCCTATTGGCGTGGATAGGCGTAGTGGGAGCCCACGGGCCCATCTGGTACACGAACCAGCTCTTCAATACATATTACGTAGGCCCTAACTTCCAGAAGTATGTTGACTCAGCCACTGCCAGCGCGTTGCTGTCCACGGCCACCTACGCCGCGCTTTGGATGTACCCGCTGTTCGGCTACATCTCCGACAAGGTGGGGAGGAAGCCCATCCTTCTGCTCGGTATCTATGGCAACGCCCTGTGGTTCCCCATAGCCTTCTGGCTGATAGACCAAGTTGGCCCGCAGAAGGACTTGACGGCGCTGTGGTTGCTCTTCTGGTCAATGACCTTGTTCAATGGCATTGGTTACAGCGGGGCAATGTCCGCCTTCTTGCTTGAGCTGTTTCCGGCGAGGATTAGGCTGTCCGCCGTCTCTCTGGCATACAACTTGGGCTACGGCGTCACAGGCGGCTTAACGCCGTTTGTAATTACCTGGCTCTACTCCATTACGAAGAACGTGTACCTCTCCACTATCCTGTGGAGCACTGTGGTTCCCATGGTGATGGCGCTATGGTACGCGCTTAAGGGCCCAGAGACCCTCGGTACTAGGATATGGGCGGAGTTCGCCGCAGAGAAGTTTGCTAAGAAGACTGTCACTCTGCCTGCCACTACGCCCATTAGAGAAGTGGTGAAGGCCATGGTGGACACCGGGGTTAAGTACGTGGTGTTGACGGGAAGTGTCGTGGGCATATTTGGGACACGTAGCCTAATTAGGGCGCTTGCCGCCGGCGCCAAGTTAGATGAGCCGGCTGGCAATTATGCGGTAAAGACGTCGTGTATTGACGCCAAGGCCCCCGTCACAGAGGTCTTCGTAGCCTTGGAACAGTACAACGTCAGGGCCGTGCCAGTGTGCGAGGGAGGGAAGCCAGTGGGCATTGTAGAGGCGAGGGAGCTTGTGAACGAGGCACTGGGCTTGAGGAGCGTGTTGAAGAAGAAGGTGGCGCTTCGCTTCAACGTTTACGATGCGGCGCCTAGGGAGCTAGTCACCATAGCTCCCGACAAGTCCCTAAAGGAGGCCATAGACCTCATGGCTAAGTACAACATAGGCTTTCTGCCGGTGGTTGAGGACGGGAAGCTCGTGGGCGTATTATCTGAGACCGACATTGTAAAGGCGGTTGCCAAGGGCGTAGACCTAGGCAGGCCAGTGGCAGAGTTTGCAAATAAGCCCATCGTAGTAGACAAAAGCGCCACATTGAGAGATGCGGCTGAGCTCATGGTGAAGTACAACATTAGGCACATTCCCATAGTAGAAGACGGCAAAGTGGTAGGGGTAATCTCAGTAAGAGACGTGTTAAAGGCGATAGGATAG
- a CDS encoding HEPN domain-containing protein, whose product MSWERWSDWLDDAEDDLAAAKELYRAGRFAKACFLAQQAAEKALKALLIKRGGVYERTHSVVTLLERAEAYVDVPAELLT is encoded by the coding sequence GTGAGCTGGGAGAGGTGGAGCGACTGGCTTGACGACGCCGAGGACGACCTCGCCGCGGCGAAGGAGTTGTACAGAGCTGGGAGATTCGCAAAGGCTTGCTTTCTTGCTCAACAGGCTGCAGAGAAGGCTCTCAAGGCTTTGCTTATTAAAAGGGGAGGGGTCTATGAGCGGACTCACAGCGTGGTCACCCTCTTGGAAAGGGCAGAAGCCTACGTGGATGTACCCGCGGAGCTCTTGACGTAG
- a CDS encoding sulfurtransferase TusA family protein has protein sequence MVLRKEIAEVPVGEVLEVITNDSCAREDIRVWCKFTGNELVSVEEMGEGYPCPWQNRCPRTWTVKKALYLPPLIVRELGEVERLA, from the coding sequence ATGGTCTTGAGAAAGGAAATAGCCGAGGTACCCGTGGGGGAGGTATTAGAGGTCATTACAAACGACTCGTGCGCCAGAGAGGACATTAGGGTGTGGTGCAAGTTCACGGGCAACGAGCTTGTGTCAGTGGAAGAGATGGGGGAGGGATATCCTTGCCCCTGGCAAAACCGCTGTCCACGGACGTGGACAGTGAAGAAAGCTCTTTATCTACCTCCCCTTATAGTGCGTGAGCTGGGAGAGGTGGAGCGACTGGCTTGA
- a CDS encoding amino acid kinase family protein — translation MRPVVKIGGSLLRSADDFIRAAKFLASYERPPIAVVSAVKGVTDMLLELYKTRSYLMFEEVAHRHISIARALGVEDEVAPLLRELEAALQLPKEPWAVDYFASFGERLSATILASVARRMGIAAKLYIAPIVTDSSFGNATPIRLDYADELREGDVLAVVTGFIGRDREGRFTTVGRGGSDYTATYIGKEIGARKVFLITDAPGVMTADPREVEEAEVLPLMSIYEAVAAAQAGAKNFHPRTFQPVLEAGNMAVEVRSYHSRGTLIGHIYPPPPYKVVTRCGQGSCVVGLAAEELTKLGGVSLGRYTCRLDIPPRQAHELLVKPYIKYIK, via the coding sequence CCCTTCTCCGCTCCGCCGACGACTTCATAAGGGCGGCCAAGTTCCTGGCAAGCTATGAGAGGCCCCCCATAGCGGTTGTGTCGGCGGTTAAAGGTGTGACAGACATGTTGCTGGAGCTCTACAAGACTAGGAGCTACCTAATGTTCGAAGAGGTGGCCCACAGGCACATCTCCATCGCCAGGGCCCTGGGCGTGGAGGACGAGGTGGCGCCGCTTTTGAGGGAGCTTGAGGCCGCCCTTCAACTGCCGAAGGAGCCCTGGGCCGTGGACTACTTCGCCTCATTCGGCGAGAGGCTTTCAGCCACCATACTGGCAAGTGTCGCGAGGCGAATGGGCATCGCGGCCAAGTTGTACATAGCGCCTATAGTCACCGACAGCTCCTTTGGAAACGCCACCCCCATCCGCTTGGACTACGCCGACGAGCTTAGGGAGGGGGACGTCTTGGCGGTGGTGACTGGGTTTATCGGCCGAGACAGAGAGGGCAGATTTACGACGGTGGGGCGCGGGGGGAGCGACTACACAGCCACCTACATAGGCAAGGAGATAGGGGCCAGAAAGGTCTTCCTAATCACAGACGCCCCAGGGGTCATGACGGCGGACCCGCGAGAGGTTGAGGAGGCGGAGGTCCTCCCCCTCATGTCTATCTACGAGGCAGTGGCCGCGGCTCAGGCTGGCGCGAAGAACTTCCACCCGCGCACCTTCCAGCCGGTCCTAGAGGCGGGGAACATGGCCGTAGAAGTGAGGAGCTACCACAGCCGGGGCACTCTAATAGGCCACATATACCCCCCGCCACCCTACAAGGTTGTTACGAGGTGCGGACAGGGGAGTTGTGTGGTGGGCCTAGCCGCGGAGGAGTTGACCAAGCTAGGCGGCGTCTCCCTAGGGCGTTACACGTGCCGCCTCGACATTCCGCCTAGGCAGGCCCACGAGCTTTTGGTAAAGCCGTATATAAAGTATATAAAGTAG
- a CDS encoding 4-phosphopantoate--beta-alanine ligase, with product MIPPNHPRRESLLVRERLVEGFREGYVVPQGLIAHGRGECFDYLLGEATVEEAWEAERAAVAALLTAKRPVISVNGNVAALVPEGVVQLARATGAAVEVNLFYRTREREELIAEVLRRHGAEEVLGVGDDASCTIPELFSERRRVSCRGIYVADVVFVPLEDGDRTEALRKMGKFVIAVDLNPLSRTARAASITIVDNVVRAVPNMVKLAEELKALPREELEAIVKRFNNDENLRRVLRRISQRLVELAERGVAL from the coding sequence GTGATTCCTCCCAACCACCCGAGGAGGGAGTCTCTCCTCGTGCGGGAGAGGCTTGTGGAGGGGTTTAGGGAGGGGTACGTAGTGCCTCAGGGCCTAATTGCGCATGGGAGGGGGGAGTGCTTTGACTACCTCCTGGGCGAGGCCACTGTGGAGGAGGCGTGGGAGGCGGAGAGGGCGGCGGTGGCGGCACTGCTGACGGCGAAGAGGCCGGTTATATCGGTCAACGGCAACGTGGCGGCGCTTGTGCCAGAGGGCGTGGTGCAGCTGGCTAGGGCCACCGGCGCCGCCGTTGAGGTAAACCTATTCTACCGGACGAGGGAGAGGGAGGAGCTCATCGCTGAGGTGTTGAGGCGGCACGGGGCCGAGGAGGTGCTTGGGGTGGGAGACGACGCCTCGTGCACCATCCCCGAGCTGTTCAGCGAGAGGAGGAGAGTCTCGTGCAGGGGGATCTACGTGGCCGACGTGGTCTTCGTCCCCCTTGAAGACGGCGATAGGACAGAGGCGCTGAGGAAGATGGGCAAGTTCGTAATAGCCGTGGACCTCAACCCACTGTCCCGCACTGCGCGGGCCGCCTCTATAACCATCGTGGACAACGTGGTGAGGGCCGTCCCAAACATGGTGAAGTTGGCCGAGGAGCTCAAGGCGTTGCCCAGAGAGGAGCTGGAGGCCATTGTGAAACGCTTTAACAACGACGAAAATCTGCGGAGGGTCCTCAGGCGCATCTCCCAGCGGCTGGTGGAGCTGGCTGAGAGGGGGGTGGCGCTGTGA
- a CDS encoding homoserine dehydrogenase, whose translation MILLFGFGGVGRTLAQQIYQRTRLKIVAVFDSSGGVYKRGGFTSEEVEKLVSLPRGSLVKAPVGEKVDIDHALDEAEIVVDVSPPNYETGEPAYTLYKKALQKGKAVVTANKAPLALHFDELRDGVYYKATVMAGTPLVDLLKGLEPQRVESFMGILNGSTNYILTRVYKDGVSFEAALGEARTKGILEPDPRLDLEGVDAAAKLVIVANTLGVSLKLGQVAREPLTPMGPVTKYVAYLDVGAQRGEVKPVRLDPAHPLANVDYTLNAAYIKTEVNDIYLVGKGAGRLETSLALLNDILSFYKTLRGK comes from the coding sequence ATGATACTCCTCTTCGGCTTCGGAGGTGTGGGCAGGACGCTGGCCCAGCAGATATACCAAAGGACGAGGCTCAAGATAGTTGCTGTGTTTGACTCAAGCGGCGGAGTCTACAAACGCGGCGGCTTTACAAGTGAGGAGGTGGAGAAGCTCGTGTCCCTCCCCCGTGGGTCCCTCGTCAAGGCCCCAGTGGGCGAGAAGGTGGACATAGACCACGCACTAGACGAGGCAGAGATTGTCGTGGATGTGAGCCCTCCCAACTACGAGACGGGGGAACCGGCCTACACGCTCTACAAAAAGGCGCTGCAAAAGGGGAAGGCTGTGGTCACGGCAAATAAGGCCCCACTCGCCCTCCACTTTGACGAACTCAGAGACGGGGTCTACTACAAGGCCACGGTAATGGCGGGGACTCCCCTCGTCGATCTTCTAAAGGGCCTTGAGCCGCAGCGGGTGGAGAGCTTCATGGGTATACTAAACGGGAGCACTAACTACATTTTGACGCGTGTCTATAAGGACGGCGTGTCCTTCGAGGCCGCTTTGGGAGAGGCGCGGACTAAGGGCATACTTGAGCCAGACCCCAGGCTAGACCTCGAGGGGGTGGACGCCGCGGCAAAGCTGGTAATCGTTGCGAACACCCTAGGTGTCTCTCTCAAGCTGGGCCAAGTGGCCCGCGAACCCCTAACGCCGATGGGGCCGGTGACAAAATACGTAGCATACCTCGACGTTGGTGCACAGAGGGGAGAGGTAAAGCCTGTGAGACTAGACCCAGCCCATCCACTGGCAAATGTGGACTATACACTAAACGCGGCGTATATAAAGACTGAGGTCAACGACATCTATCTGGTGGGTAAAGGCGCTGGACGCCTAGAAACAAGCCTAGCACTGCTTAACGACATACTAAGCTTCTACAAGACTCTAAGGGGCAAGTGA
- the acs gene encoding acetate--CoA ligase, translating into MQTIQKETELPFEEYIMNNKWQGRSIDVKSYWQFHAKSLENFEEFWASVAKELEWFKPWDKVLDASNPPFYKWFVGGRLNLSYLAVDRHVKTWRKNKLAIEWEGEPVDDAGYPTDRRKLTYYDLFREVNRVACMLKCNFGIKKGDRITLYLPMIPELPITMLAAWRIGAITNVVFSGFSADALAERINDSQSRIVITADGFWRRGKVVRLKEVVDQALEKASGVEHVIVYPRLGLKDTPMTEGRDYLWTKVMQGIKPNVYIEPEPVESEHPSFILYTSGTTGKPKGIVHDTGGWAVHVYATMKWVFDIRDDDVYWCTADIGWVTGHSYVVLGPLLMGATNIIYEGAPDYPQPDRWWSIIERYGVTIFYTSPTAIRMFMRYGEEWPRRHDLSTLRIIHSVGEPINPEAWRWAYRVLGGEKVAFGSTWWMTETGGIVISHAPGLYLVPMKPGTNGPPLPGFEVDVVDDSGKPVPPGVRGYLVIKRPWPGMLHGIWGDPERYIKTYWSRFPGMFYAGDYAIKDQDGYIWVLGRADEVIKVAGHRLGTYELESTLVGHKAVAEAAVVGVPDPVKGEVPIAFVVLKQGVAPSEELRKELREHVRKTIGPIAEPAQIFFVTKLPKTRSGKIMRRLLKAVATGAPLGDVTTLEDETSVEEAKKAYQELRAEVEKA; encoded by the coding sequence ATGCAAACCATTCAAAAAGAGACCGAACTACCATTCGAGGAGTATATAATGAATAATAAGTGGCAGGGGAGGTCTATAGATGTAAAGAGCTATTGGCAATTTCACGCCAAATCGCTTGAGAACTTTGAAGAGTTTTGGGCCTCTGTAGCCAAGGAGCTTGAGTGGTTTAAGCCGTGGGATAAGGTGCTGGATGCGTCTAACCCGCCGTTCTACAAGTGGTTTGTTGGAGGCCGCCTCAACTTGTCCTACCTTGCGGTAGATAGGCACGTAAAGACGTGGCGTAAGAACAAGCTGGCCATCGAGTGGGAGGGAGAGCCGGTTGACGACGCAGGGTACCCCACCGATAGGCGGAAGTTGACATACTACGACCTATTCCGCGAGGTAAACCGCGTCGCATGTATGCTAAAGTGCAACTTTGGAATTAAGAAGGGGGACAGAATTACCCTCTACCTCCCCATGATCCCAGAGTTGCCTATAACAATGCTAGCCGCTTGGAGGATAGGGGCTATTACAAACGTGGTATTTTCCGGCTTCTCGGCGGACGCGCTTGCTGAGCGCATCAACGACTCGCAGTCTAGGATTGTGATAACTGCCGACGGGTTCTGGCGGAGGGGGAAAGTGGTGAGACTAAAGGAGGTGGTGGACCAGGCCCTGGAGAAGGCCAGCGGCGTGGAACACGTGATTGTGTACCCAAGACTGGGGCTAAAGGACACGCCTATGACAGAGGGGAGAGACTATCTGTGGACTAAGGTTATGCAAGGCATAAAGCCAAACGTGTACATTGAGCCAGAGCCCGTTGAGAGCGAGCACCCATCCTTCATCTTGTACACCTCTGGCACCACGGGCAAGCCCAAGGGAATTGTGCACGACACCGGCGGGTGGGCCGTCCACGTATATGCAACAATGAAGTGGGTGTTCGACATACGTGACGACGATGTGTACTGGTGCACCGCAGACATTGGCTGGGTGACGGGCCACTCCTACGTCGTGCTTGGCCCACTCCTCATGGGGGCCACAAACATAATCTACGAGGGAGCACCTGACTATCCACAGCCAGACCGCTGGTGGTCTATCATAGAGCGCTACGGCGTCACAATCTTCTACACCTCGCCCACGGCCATTAGAATGTTTATGCGCTACGGCGAAGAGTGGCCAAGGAGACACGACCTCTCCACTCTCCGCATTATACACTCGGTGGGGGAGCCCATAAATCCTGAGGCTTGGCGCTGGGCCTACCGCGTCTTAGGCGGAGAGAAAGTAGCCTTTGGCTCCACTTGGTGGATGACTGAGACCGGCGGCATTGTGATAAGCCACGCCCCAGGCCTCTACCTAGTCCCCATGAAGCCTGGCACAAACGGCCCGCCGCTACCCGGCTTCGAGGTAGATGTTGTGGACGATTCGGGGAAGCCCGTCCCGCCGGGCGTAAGGGGGTACTTAGTCATCAAGAGGCCGTGGCCTGGGATGCTCCACGGGATTTGGGGAGACCCCGAGCGCTACATTAAGACCTACTGGTCGAGGTTCCCGGGGATGTTCTACGCTGGCGATTACGCGATTAAGGACCAGGACGGCTACATATGGGTGCTGGGCCGCGCCGACGAGGTAATAAAGGTGGCTGGCCACCGCTTAGGCACGTACGAGCTGGAGTCCACGTTGGTGGGCCACAAGGCGGTGGCCGAGGCTGCTGTGGTGGGCGTGCCCGACCCAGTGAAAGGCGAGGTGCCCATAGCCTTCGTGGTACTGAAGCAGGGGGTTGCCCCATCGGAGGAACTACGCAAGGAGCTTAGGGAGCACGTGAGAAAGACCATTGGCCCCATCGCGGAGCCAGCCCAGATATTCTTCGTCACAAAGTTGCCTAAGACTAGGTCTGGGAAAATAATGCGCCGCCTGCTCAAGGCCGTGGCCACGGGGGCGCCGCTCGGCGACGTGACCACGCTCGAGGACGAGACCTCGGTGGAGGAGGCCAAGAAGGCCTACCAAGAGCTGAGGGCTGAGGTGGAGAAGGCATGA